One window from the genome of Variovorax sp. PAMC26660 encodes:
- a CDS encoding phosphoribosylanthranilate isomerase — MTAAAVPRTRIKICGLTREADVDAAVEAGADAIGFVLYAKSPRAVTAERAAELASRLPPFITPVLLFVNEDASKVIASLSCVKGAIAQFHGEETPQQCEEASGPGRFRYMRAARIPLGAAGAGFDLVKYASDYSHAQAILLDAHVEGYGGGGKAFDWSLLPPAVDAHLVLSGGLTPANVSDGIRILRTRCKTLSVDVSSGVEIDGPGNKGLKDAGKIRQFVAAVRAADAPSFSS, encoded by the coding sequence ATGACAGCAGCAGCCGTTCCCCGCACCCGCATCAAGATCTGTGGCCTGACGCGTGAGGCCGATGTGGATGCAGCAGTCGAAGCCGGCGCCGACGCCATCGGCTTCGTGCTCTACGCGAAAAGCCCTCGCGCCGTCACGGCCGAGCGCGCCGCCGAGCTGGCCTCGCGCCTGCCGCCCTTCATCACGCCCGTGCTGCTGTTCGTGAACGAAGATGCTTCCAAAGTCATAGCATCACTCTCATGTGTGAAGGGCGCCATCGCCCAGTTCCACGGGGAAGAAACGCCTCAGCAGTGCGAGGAAGCCAGCGGCCCGGGCCGTTTTCGCTACATGCGCGCCGCCCGCATTCCGCTGGGGGCTGCCGGCGCCGGCTTCGACCTCGTAAAATACGCGTCCGATTACTCCCACGCCCAGGCCATCCTGCTCGACGCCCATGTCGAAGGTTATGGCGGTGGCGGCAAGGCTTTCGATTGGTCACTTCTTCCACCCGCCGTCGACGCTCACCTCGTCTTGAGTGGTGGGCTCACACCTGCAAACGTGAGCGATGGCATTCGCATCCTGCGGACGCGCTGCAAGACGCTGTCCGTTGATGTGAGCTCGGGCGTCGAAATCGACGGCCCGGGGAACAAGGGCCTGAAGGACGCCGGAAAGATCCGGCAATTCGTCGCCGCAGTGAGAGCTGCCGACGCCCCGTCCTTCTCCAGTTAG
- the truA gene encoding tRNA pseudouridine(38-40) synthase TruA, protein MRLALGIRYNGQAYEGWQSQRSGRTVQDKLEAALAKFTAQPAGTIGTLCAGRTDAGVHALMQVVHFDTTIEREPFSWMRGTNRFLPDDIAVQWAQPVPDEFHCRASALARRYLYVLSQSPVRPSLDTGRMGWSMHPLDGDAMRKAAAVLIGTHDFSSFRASACQAKSPVKNLRRIEITRVGEGERCRWHFEFEADAFLHHMIRNLMGSLVRIGRGDERPEWISEVLEARSRKVAAPTFSADGLYFLGPLYDAKWGLPAEATLQAGGAPYDGPP, encoded by the coding sequence GTGAGGCTGGCGCTCGGCATCCGGTACAACGGCCAGGCATACGAGGGCTGGCAAAGCCAGCGCTCGGGCCGCACGGTGCAGGACAAGCTGGAAGCCGCCCTCGCGAAATTCACCGCACAGCCCGCCGGCACGATCGGCACGCTGTGCGCCGGCCGCACCGACGCCGGCGTGCACGCGCTGATGCAGGTGGTGCACTTCGACACCACCATCGAGCGCGAACCCTTCTCCTGGATGCGCGGCACCAACCGCTTCCTGCCCGACGACATTGCAGTGCAGTGGGCCCAGCCGGTGCCCGACGAGTTCCATTGCCGCGCCAGCGCTCTGGCACGCCGCTACCTCTACGTGCTTTCCCAGTCGCCGGTGCGGCCCAGCCTCGACACGGGGCGCATGGGCTGGTCGATGCATCCGCTCGATGGCGATGCGATGCGCAAGGCCGCTGCCGTGCTCATCGGCACGCATGACTTCAGTTCGTTCCGTGCCTCGGCCTGCCAGGCCAAGTCGCCTGTGAAGAACCTGCGCCGCATCGAGATCACGCGTGTCGGCGAAGGCGAGCGATGCCGCTGGCATTTCGAGTTCGAGGCCGATGCGTTCCTGCACCACATGATCCGCAACCTCATGGGCAGCCTCGTGCGCATCGGCCGCGGCGACGAACGCCCCGAATGGATCTCCGAGGTGCTTGAAGCCCGCAGCCGCAAGGTGGCGGCTCCGACTTTCTCGGCGGATGGCCTGTACTTCCTGGGCCCGTTGTACGACGCCAAGTGGGGTCTGCCGGCCGAGGCCACATTGCAGGCGGGCGGGGCTCCTTATGATGGCCCGCCATGA